In Odocoileus virginianus isolate 20LAN1187 ecotype Illinois chromosome 5, Ovbor_1.2, whole genome shotgun sequence, a single window of DNA contains:
- the LOC110143828 gene encoding small proline-rich protein 2E-like: protein MSQQQQQCKQPCQPPPVVCPPKCPEPCPPPKCPEPCPPPKCPEPCPPPQCQQKCPPVPPPQQCQEKCPPKCK, encoded by the coding sequence AtgtctcagcagcagcagcaatgcaagCAGCCCTGCCAGCCACCTCCAGTAGTGTGCCCTCCCAAATGCCCTGAGCCTTGCCCACCTCCAAAGTGCCCtgagccctgcccacctccaaaGTGCCCTGAGCCATGCCCACCTCCTCAGTGCCAGCAGAAATGCCCTCCTGTGCCACCTCCCCAACAATGCCAAGAGAAGTGCCCACCCAAGTGCAAGTAA